The following proteins come from a genomic window of Mustela lutreola isolate mMusLut2 chromosome 6, mMusLut2.pri, whole genome shotgun sequence:
- the MED20 gene encoding mediator of RNA polymerase II transcription subunit 20 yields MGVTCVSQMPVAEGKSVQQTVELLTRKLEMLGAEKQGTFCVDCETYHTAASTLGSQGQAGKLMYVMHNSEYPLSCFALFENGPWLIADTNFDVLMVKLKGFFQSAKASKIETRGTRYQYCDFLVKVGTVTMGPSARGISVEVEYGPCVVASDCWSLLLEFLQSFLGSHTPGAPAVFGNRHDAVYGPADTMIQYMELFNKIRKQQQVPVAGIR; encoded by the exons TGTGTCCCAGATGCCTGTGGCTGAGGGCAAGAGTGTCCAGCAGACGGTGGAGCTCCTCACCCGGAAATTGGAGATGCTTGGGGCAGAGAAGCAAGGAACATTTTGTGTGGATTGTGAGACCTACCACACAGCTGCCTCCACTCTTGGCAGCCAAG GTCAGGCTGGGAAGCTGATGTACGTGATGCACAACTCAGAGTACCCTCTGAGCTGCTTCGCCCTCTTTGAGAATGGCCCTTGGCTTATTGCCGACACCAACTTCGACGTGCTCATGGTGAAACTCAAGGGCTTCTTCCAGAGTGCCAAGGCCAGCAAGATTGAGACACGGGGTACCCGTTACCAGTACTGTGACTTCCTAGTAAAGGTGGGCACAGTCACCATGGGGCCCAGTGCCCGGGGAATCTCCGTAGAG GTGGAGTATGGCCCCTGTGTGGTAGCTAGCGACTGCTGGAGCCTGCTGCTCGAGTTCCTACAGAGTTTTCTAGGCAGCCACACACCAGGGGCTCCCGCAGTGTTTGGGAACAGACACGATGCCGTCTATGGCCCAGCAGATACCATGATCCAGTACATGGAACTCTTCAATAAGATCCGCAAGCAGCAGCAGGTGCCAGTGGCTGGGATTCGTTAG